A genome region from Mycobacterium florentinum includes the following:
- the ripC gene encoding peptidoglycan hydrolase RipC produces the protein MSFGSVHSISRVITRSVIGTLAGLTVLSGVCAANVVADPADDALAKLSELSRQAEQTTEAMHSAQLDLNEKLAAQQAADKKHADDQAAVDGARARLATFQNAVNKLAAATYMGGRVDGMEAMLTAQSPQGLIDKMAVQRVMATQMSTQMASFRVAGDQAAKAEQASAKSAADAKSAAEQAAAVRASLQSKQSQLQVQIAVVKSQYVSLTPQQRTALADPGQMPAAVPGAPAPDAMIPGAPPAPGALPPGEAPPPGGMPGMPGFPGMPQMIPGGPGGPGGDRANVVQAALTQVGTPYSWGGAAPGGFDCSGLVMWAFQQAGISLPHSSQAQAHGGQPVALSDLQPGDVLTFYSDASHSGIYVGDGMMIHSSTYGVPVRVVPMNSSGPIYDARRY, from the coding sequence TTGAGTTTCGGCTCCGTGCATTCGATCTCGCGTGTCATCACGCGGTCAGTCATCGGGACGCTGGCAGGCCTCACGGTCTTATCGGGTGTCTGTGCCGCCAATGTGGTGGCCGATCCGGCCGACGACGCATTGGCAAAGCTCAGTGAGCTGTCCCGGCAGGCGGAGCAAACCACCGAGGCCATGCACAGCGCGCAGCTCGACCTCAACGAGAAGCTCGCCGCTCAGCAGGCCGCCGACAAGAAGCACGCCGACGACCAGGCCGCGGTGGATGGGGCGCGAGCCCGGCTGGCCACCTTCCAGAACGCCGTCAACAAACTCGCCGCCGCGACCTACATGGGTGGCCGCGTCGACGGCATGGAGGCCATGCTGACCGCGCAATCGCCGCAGGGGCTGATCGACAAGATGGCCGTCCAGCGCGTGATGGCGACTCAAATGTCCACGCAGATGGCAAGTTTCCGCGTCGCAGGTGACCAGGCCGCCAAGGCCGAGCAGGCATCGGCCAAGTCCGCCGCCGACGCCAAGAGCGCGGCCGAGCAGGCGGCCGCGGTGCGGGCCAGCCTGCAGTCCAAGCAGAGCCAGCTGCAGGTCCAGATCGCCGTGGTGAAGTCGCAGTACGTCTCCCTGACGCCGCAGCAGCGCACCGCGCTGGCCGACCCCGGGCAGATGCCCGCCGCGGTTCCCGGTGCGCCGGCGCCCGACGCGATGATCCCCGGAGCGCCGCCGGCGCCCGGTGCGCTACCGCCGGGTGAGGCTCCGCCTCCGGGTGGAATGCCCGGGATGCCCGGATTTCCCGGAATGCCCCAGATGATTCCTGGCGGCCCTGGTGGCCCCGGCGGTGACCGCGCCAACGTCGTGCAGGCCGCGCTGACCCAGGTCGGAACGCCGTACTCGTGGGGCGGTGCCGCACCAGGCGGGTTCGACTGCTCCGGATTGGTGATGTGGGCCTTCCAGCAGGCCGGCATTTCGCTGCCGCACTCCAGCCAGGCGCAGGCGCACGGCGGTCAGCCGGTCGCGCTGTCCGACCTGCAGCCCGGCGACGTGCTGACCTTCTATTCGGACGCGTCACACAGCGGCATCTATGTCGGTGACGGCATGATGATTCACTCGTCCACCTACGGCGTGCCGGTGCGGGTGGTGCCGATGAACTCGTCCGGCCCGATTTACGACGCCCGCCGTTACTGA